Proteins encoded together in one Antennarius striatus isolate MH-2024 chromosome 13, ASM4005453v1, whole genome shotgun sequence window:
- the LOC137606352 gene encoding histamine N-methyltransferase-like, producing MESPLTSLFTDGERYHKAYQLYLNRSNSLQSTLDFINNLLPGVISSTIKGKSQINVIGIGSGSGEVDLEMMSVLHLKNRSMMVDNEVVEPVAQQIRKFEDVVSQTPGLDYIKWNWNNMTVQDFEKDWKEKERTKKFDFIHMLGMLYYVKDREATISFFQSLLNKKGKLFIRLLAGDSGWAKLDKTYGDRFRGPEISSVVIDDIKQYLDSKGVSYQSYLLPSEIDITECFTEGSEEGELMIDFLTEVLNFKKSAPPEIKAGVLELLQHPDCSVESNGKIMFKCPSEMLVVEQLS from the exons ATGGAATCTCCACTGACCAGTCTGTTCACTGATGGTGAAAGGTATCACAAAGCCTACCAGCTTTATCTGAATCGCTCCAATAGCCTTCAATCTACACTGGACTTCATAAACAATCTGCTGCCAGGTGTAATATCGAG CACTATCAAAGGAAAGTCCCAAATAAATGTCATTGGAATTGGAAGTGGATCTG GTGAGGTTGACCTTGAGATGATGTCCGTACTCCATCTGAAGAACCGGAGCATGATGGTGGACAATGAGGTGGTGGAGCCGGTGGCCCAGCAGATACGTAAATTCGAAG ATGTGGTGTCTCAGACTCCAGGATTAGATTACATCAAATGGAACTGGAACAACATGACAGTCCAAGACTTTGAGAAGGactggaaagagaaagagaggaccAAGAAGTTTGACTTCATTCACATGCTTGgg ATGCTGTATTATGTGAAGGACCGTGAAGCAACCATCAGCTTCTTCCAGAGTCTCCTCAACAAGAAGGGGAAACTTTTCATCAGGCTGCTGGCTG GTGATAGTGGTTGGGCAAAACTGGACAAGACCTACGGCGACAGGTTTCGAGGACCAGAAATCAGCAGTGTGGTCATTGATGACATTAAACAGTATCTGGACTCCAAGGGAGTGAGCTACCAGAGCTACTTGCTGCCATCTGAAATAGACATCACTGAGTGCTTCACTGAGGGGAGTGAGGAAGGAGAGCTGATGATTGATTTTCTCACTGAGGTGCTAAACTTCAAGAAGTCAGCCCCACCTGAGATAAAAGCTGGGGTCCTGGAGTTACTTCAACACCCAGACTGTAGTGTGGAGTCCAATGGAAAAATCATGTTTAAATGCCCTTCTGAAATGCTAGTTGTGGAACAACTAAGTTAG
- the LOC137606353 gene encoding histamine N-methyltransferase-like, giving the protein MDSPLTSLFTDGQRYHKAYQVYLERSNKVQHMQDFSKNLLPDIMLSTIKGKSQINVMGVGGGSGELDLEVLSALHLKNPNMMVDNEVVEPVAQQISKYKELVSQTPGLDHMKWNWNIMTIQEFEKDWKEKERTKKFDFIHMFEALYYVKDREATVRFLQSLLNKNGKLLIGMMVGDSGWAKLDKTYSHKFYQSGGTYGVIDEVKQYLDSKGVSYQSYLLPSEVDITECFTEGNEEGELMIDFLTEVLNFKKSASPEIKAGVLELLHHPDCSVESNGKIMFNYHSEVVVVEQLS; this is encoded by the exons ATGGATTCTCCACTGACCAGTCTGTTCACCGATGGCCAAAGGTACCACAAAGCCTACCAGGTCTATCTGGAGCGCTCCAACAAGGTTCAGCATATGCAGGACTTCTCCAAAAATCTGCTGCCAGACATAATGTTAAG CACTATCAAAGGAAAGTCCCAAATAAATGTCATGGGAGTTGGAGGTGGATCTG GTGAGCTTGACCTTGAGGTGTTGTCAGCGCTCCATCTGAAGAACCCCAACATGATGGTGGACAATGAGGTGGTGGAGCCTGTGGCCCAGCAGATAAGTAAATACAAAG AGTTGGTGTCTCAGACTCCAGGATTAGATCACATGAAGTGGAACTGGAACATTATGACAATCCAAGAGTTTGAGAAGGactggaaagagaaagagaggaccAAGAAGTTTGACTTCATTCACATGTTTGAG GCTCTGTATTATGTGAAGGATCGTGAAGCAACTGTCAGATTCCTCCAGAGTCTCCTCAACAAGAATGGGAAACTTTTGATTGGTATGATGGTTG GTGATAGCGGTTGGGCAAAACTGGACAAGACCTATTCCCACAAGTTTTATCAATCAGGAGGCACCTATGGGGTCATTGATGAAGTCAAACAGTATCTGGACTCCAAAGGAGTGAGCTACCAGAGCTACTTGCTGCCATCTGAAGTAGATATCACAGAGTGCTTCACTGAGGGGAATGAGGAAGGAGAACTGATGATTGATTTCCTCACTGAGGTGCTGAACTTCAAGAAGTCAGCCTCACCTGAGATAAAAGCTGGGGTCCTGGAGTTACTTCACCACCCAGACTGTAGTGTGGAGTCCAACGGAAAAATCATGTTCAACTACCATTCtgaagtggtggtggtggaacaACTaagttaa
- the LOC137606605 gene encoding histamine N-methyltransferase-like, with the protein MDSPLTSLFTDGQRYHKTYQVYLERSNKVQHMQDFSKNLLPDIMLSTIKGKSQINVMGVGGGSGELDLEMLSALHLKNPNMIVDNEVVEPVAQQITKYKELVSQTPGLDHMKWNWNIMTIQEFEKDWKEKERTKKFDFIHMFEALYYVKDREATVRFLQSLLNKNGKLLIGMMVGDSGWAKLDKTYSHRFYQSGGSYGVIDEVKQYLDSKGVSYQSYLLPSEIDITECFIEGNEEGELLIDFLTEVLNFKKSASPEIKAGVLELLHHPDCSVESNGKIMFNYHSEVVVVEQLS; encoded by the exons ATGGATTCTCCACTGACCAGTCTGTTCACCGATGGCCAAAGGTACCACAAAACCTACCAGGTCTACCTGGAGCGCTCCAACAAGGTTCAGCATATGCAGGACTTCTCCAAAAATCTGCTGCCAGACATAATGTTAAG CACTATCAAAGGAAAGTCCCAAATAAATGTCATGGGAGTTGGAGGTGGATCTG GTGAGCTTGACCTTGAGATGTTGTCAGCGCTCCATCTGAAGAACCCGAACATGATTGTGGACAATGAGGTGGTGGAGCCTGTGGCCCAGCAGATAACTAAATACAAAG AGTTGGTGTCTCAGACTCCAGGATTAGATCACATGAAGTGGAACTGGAACATTATGACAATCCAAGAGTTTGAGAAGGactggaaagagaaagagaggaccAAGAAGTTTGACTTCATTCACATGTTTGAG GCTCTGTATTATGTGAAGGATCGTGAAGCAACTGTCAGGTTCCTCCAGAGTCTCCTCAACAAGAATGGGAAACTTTTGATTGGTATGATGGTTG GTGATAGCGGTTGGGCAAAACTGGACAAGACCTATTCCCACAGGTTTTATCAATCAGGAGGCAGCTATGGGGTCATTGATGAAGTCAAACAGTATCTGGACTCCAAAGGAGTGAGCTACCAGAGCTACTTGCTGCCATCTGAAATAGACATCACAGAGTGCTTCATTGAGGGAAATGAGGAAGGAGAACTGTTGATTGATTTCCTCACTGAGGTGCTGAACTTCAAGAAGTCAGCCTCACCTGAGATAAAAGCTGGTGTCCTGGAGTTACTTCACCACCCAGACTGTAGTGTGGAGTCCAACGGAAAAATCATGTTCAACTACCATTCtgaagtggtggtggtggaacaACTaagttaa